Proteins from one uncultured Anaeromusa sp. genomic window:
- a CDS encoding LysR family transcriptional regulator translates to MDLQQLYAFRTIAALGHMTQAASQLALSQPALSRSLSRLEEELGFPLFHRCHKRLELTRSGRIFLEHLDQGLQSIEAGRQQALDLIHPERGSVSLSFLHSQGTHLVPELLQQFRRLHPQVHFRLYQNSTAALLEQLHSGGTDLCLCSFAAPPPYLAWRPLFEEDIFVAVHREHPLAQQESLSLQDIASEPLITFKPNYGLRLLADRLLQQAGVQPEITFEGEEIMTVAGLVEARLGVALIPHLAGLEHLHLAFLPVKDTPCRRTIGLAWHKERYLSPAALKFRDFVLEQQGRRTKHKD, encoded by the coding sequence TTGGACTTACAACAGCTTTATGCGTTTCGCACCATTGCCGCTTTGGGCCACATGACCCAGGCCGCCAGCCAGTTGGCGCTTTCCCAGCCAGCCTTGAGCCGTTCTCTGTCCCGTTTGGAGGAAGAACTAGGGTTTCCGCTTTTCCACCGCTGTCATAAACGCCTGGAGCTGACGCGCAGCGGACGTATTTTTCTAGAACATCTGGATCAAGGCCTGCAAAGCATTGAAGCCGGACGGCAACAAGCGCTAGACCTCATTCATCCGGAACGCGGCAGCGTCAGTCTTTCTTTTTTGCATTCTCAAGGCACGCATCTGGTACCGGAGCTGCTACAGCAGTTTCGCCGCCTGCATCCACAGGTGCATTTCCGGCTCTACCAAAACAGCACCGCCGCTCTTTTGGAACAGCTCCATAGCGGCGGCACGGATTTATGCCTTTGCTCCTTCGCTGCGCCGCCACCTTATCTAGCCTGGCGCCCGCTTTTTGAGGAAGACATCTTTGTCGCCGTTCACCGTGAGCATCCCTTGGCGCAGCAGGAAAGCTTATCCTTACAGGACATTGCCTCAGAACCCCTGATTACCTTCAAGCCCAACTACGGCCTGCGCCTGTTAGCGGATCGCTTGCTGCAGCAAGCTGGCGTTCAGCCGGAAATCACCTTTGAAGGCGAAGAAATCATGACCGTCGCCGGCCTGGTAGAAGCCCGCCTGGGCGTTGCTCTCATCCCCCATTTAGCAGGCCTGGAGCACCTGCATTTGGCATTTCTACCTGTCAAAGACACTCCCTGCCGCCGCACCATCGGCCTCGCGTGGCACAAAGAACGCTATCTATCCCCGGCGGCGCTGAAGTTCCGAGACTTCGTGCTGGAACAGCAGGGAAGAAGAACGAAGCATAAAGATTGA